In a single window of the Natronosalvus caseinilyticus genome:
- a CDS encoding ABC transporter permease, protein MEHNERTADDGANEARTDGGSTPDFLTNMSQSSTSTMSKRERYSRTIDRYFLTQARIAWTDWRTRFGIVVLGLFIFTGTVGVHLVPEPSINEAETYMTWFQSVEYPLGTDNMGRPIHKQLVHATPAVLKMGLAGAIFAAGVAVVVGTVAGYKGGIVDYVLMLISDILMVIPGLPLVVVLAAIYQPRDPFAVGVILAIDSWPGLARTIRSQVLTLREASYVEAVRSMGVSTRSILRNDIIPQLMPYVLINSAQAARGVIFASVALYFLGFLPYSETNWGTMMNDAYATGGALSNPERAAHWLYPPMAALILLSFALVLLSQGLDKVFNPRLRARHSKTVDDSEDVTNRN, encoded by the coding sequence ATGGAACACAACGAACGGACGGCTGACGACGGGGCGAACGAAGCGAGGACCGACGGCGGGTCGACGCCGGACTTCCTGACGAACATGTCCCAGTCGTCGACGTCGACGATGTCGAAACGCGAACGGTACTCACGGACGATCGATCGCTACTTCCTGACCCAGGCCCGAATCGCCTGGACCGACTGGCGAACCCGATTTGGAATCGTCGTGCTGGGACTGTTCATCTTCACTGGAACGGTGGGCGTCCACCTCGTCCCAGAACCGTCGATCAACGAGGCGGAGACGTACATGACCTGGTTCCAGTCGGTGGAATACCCCCTCGGTACCGACAATATGGGTCGGCCGATCCACAAACAGCTCGTCCACGCCACGCCTGCTGTGCTCAAAATGGGGCTCGCAGGGGCGATTTTCGCCGCAGGCGTTGCGGTCGTCGTCGGGACGGTTGCGGGGTACAAAGGTGGAATCGTCGATTACGTCCTGATGCTCATCTCCGACATCCTCATGGTCATCCCCGGGCTTCCGCTGGTCGTCGTCCTGGCGGCCATCTACCAGCCGCGGGATCCATTCGCCGTCGGCGTGATCCTCGCGATCGACAGTTGGCCCGGATTAGCACGGACGATTCGGTCGCAGGTTCTGACGCTTCGCGAGGCGTCGTACGTCGAAGCCGTCCGCTCGATGGGCGTCTCGACGCGCTCGATTCTCCGAAACGACATTATCCCACAGCTCATGCCGTACGTACTGATCAACTCCGCACAGGCCGCTCGAGGCGTGATCTTCGCATCCGTCGCGCTGTACTTCCTCGGATTCCTCCCGTACTCGGAGACGAACTGGGGGACGATGATGAACGACGCGTACGCGACCGGAGGCGCCCTCTCGAATCCCGAACGGGCCGCACACTGGTTGTATCCGCCGATGGCCGCGCTTATCCTGCTCTCGTTCGCACTGGTGTTGCTCTCGCAGGGACTCGACAAGGTGTTCAATCCACGACTCAGGGCTCGCCACTCCAAGACAGTCGACGATAGCGAGGACGTCACGAATCGAAACTGA
- a CDS encoding right-handed parallel beta-helix repeat-containing protein: MNRRSYLSSIGIASGVLLAGSTTGDADSFTASSQTPSDSSNRIRTAGDLVRLSADEILALDGETVRRPFNPELGGGEAYDPDGLDGAEEYPHGGAVTRELATYVVSDADELETAAGDATAGEIIWVEGDAEVDMTGVSITLAGGVTLASDRGRDGSDGALLSQDENGFNAFISTGGDDVRLTGLRLSGPEHEYWDYEDKGIDSIYDVGITYGLLIDDTDDVEVDNCQFSGFTYAGIRVGMWGAYECEGVYIHHNEFVDNPSPALGYGINVYGGDPLIEYNYLDNNRRSIAGVGGDVPMNYTVRNNLFGPRTRLAPIDAHGGEVDDMDEPQAGVRMDIENNVVLSEKAAVSGAPQPAIVIRGVPRERATIRNNWFFTDRAPPFSADEGTGDDGGAIRQWTDQYTSITASNNVYGKFVLTEELGTAGTTWGPQQAHGNRDSN, translated from the coding sequence ATGAACAGACGATCGTATCTTTCGTCCATTGGTATCGCAAGCGGCGTCCTGTTGGCCGGTTCGACGACCGGCGATGCGGACTCGTTCACCGCCAGTAGCCAGACCCCATCCGACTCGTCCAATCGGATTCGAACGGCAGGCGATCTCGTTCGCCTCTCGGCCGACGAGATCCTCGCACTCGACGGCGAAACCGTCCGTCGCCCGTTCAATCCGGAACTCGGCGGTGGTGAAGCGTACGATCCCGACGGGCTCGACGGTGCTGAGGAGTATCCCCACGGCGGTGCGGTCACTCGAGAACTGGCCACGTACGTCGTTTCCGATGCGGACGAACTCGAGACGGCGGCCGGGGATGCGACTGCCGGAGAGATCATCTGGGTCGAGGGGGACGCCGAGGTCGATATGACCGGTGTCTCCATCACGCTCGCCGGCGGCGTGACGCTCGCGTCCGACCGTGGGCGAGACGGATCGGACGGGGCGCTCCTCTCCCAGGACGAGAACGGGTTCAACGCGTTCATCAGTACGGGCGGTGACGACGTCCGACTCACCGGACTTCGACTGTCCGGGCCCGAACACGAGTACTGGGACTACGAGGACAAAGGGATCGACAGTATCTACGACGTCGGAATCACCTACGGACTCCTGATCGACGACACTGACGACGTCGAGGTGGACAACTGCCAGTTCTCCGGGTTCACGTACGCCGGCATCCGGGTCGGAATGTGGGGTGCGTACGAGTGTGAAGGGGTCTACATCCACCACAACGAGTTCGTCGACAATCCATCGCCGGCACTCGGGTACGGCATCAACGTCTACGGCGGCGATCCGCTTATCGAGTACAACTACCTCGACAACAACCGTCGTTCCATTGCCGGCGTGGGCGGTGACGTGCCGATGAACTACACGGTCCGGAACAACCTCTTTGGCCCTCGGACACGGCTGGCACCGATCGACGCCCACGGAGGTGAGGTCGACGATATGGACGAACCACAGGCGGGCGTGCGCATGGACATCGAGAACAACGTCGTTCTGTCGGAGAAGGCCGCCGTCTCCGGCGCGCCACAACCGGCGATCGTCATCCGTGGCGTGCCGCGAGAGCGAGCCACGATCCGGAACAACTGGTTCTTCACCGACCGCGCCCCACCGTTCAGTGCGGACGAAGGAACCGGTGACGATGGCGGGGCGATCCGCCAGTGGACCGACCAGTATACCTCGATCACCGCGTCCAACAACGTCTATGGAAAGTTCGTTCTCACGGAGGAACTCGGGACGGCCGGAACAACGTGGGGACCCCAACAGGCGCACGGAAACCGAGATTCCAACTGA
- a CDS encoding GNAT family N-acetyltransferase, whose product MTSAIEGPRLIRPGEFRETMTLTERCFGFERGGLERRMPHCFDQTRPNRHAVVTCDGDVVSHVACVPAELRAGAATVECHGIAGVATDPDHRGNGYMTQLLEFWLDRLDSQDVPLAELEGDRLGYGRFGWENAGREQRFRITRRSFTADPAGFADVRQYRSRTDFELITEIHDRERYRITRTDRRYERLLEQRDLETLVFDRDRPAYLAYRGADPASVLEFGGSREGVTTLLGTVLETAAELEVFTHPHHPLVPSFCDLAIDWETRPHRKLNILDLPATLEAYEPLLAERWSTVVDDFGRPSGTVTLAIDGSETTDAVTVTYDATGVHVERTAREPDVVLDRRTMTRLLFGSPDACWSIRRSRPFLQAVLPLEYYFWQTETI is encoded by the coding sequence GTGACCTCAGCTATCGAGGGGCCGCGGCTCATTCGGCCGGGCGAGTTTCGGGAGACGATGACGCTCACGGAGCGGTGTTTCGGCTTCGAACGCGGTGGTCTCGAACGGCGGATGCCCCACTGCTTCGATCAGACGCGACCGAACCGACACGCGGTCGTCACCTGCGACGGCGACGTCGTGAGCCACGTGGCCTGTGTTCCGGCAGAACTTCGTGCGGGGGCCGCGACCGTCGAGTGCCACGGTATCGCCGGCGTCGCGACGGATCCCGACCACCGCGGAAACGGGTACATGACCCAGCTCCTCGAGTTCTGGCTCGACCGCCTCGATTCACAGGACGTTCCCCTCGCGGAACTCGAGGGCGACCGGCTCGGCTACGGACGGTTCGGGTGGGAGAACGCCGGCCGGGAGCAACGATTCCGGATCACGCGACGATCGTTCACCGCCGATCCCGCCGGTTTCGCCGACGTCCGTCAGTATCGAAGCCGGACGGATTTCGAACTGATCACGGAAATCCACGACCGCGAACGGTACCGAATCACCCGCACCGACCGGCGGTACGAGCGATTGCTCGAGCAACGCGACCTCGAGACACTCGTCTTCGACAGGGACCGCCCAGCGTACCTCGCTTACCGGGGGGCCGACCCCGCGTCCGTCCTCGAATTCGGCGGCTCGCGCGAGGGCGTCACGACACTGCTCGGGACGGTCCTCGAAACGGCGGCCGAACTGGAGGTGTTCACCCATCCCCACCACCCGCTCGTCCCGTCGTTCTGTGACCTGGCAATCGACTGGGAGACGCGCCCGCATCGAAAACTGAATATCCTCGACCTCCCCGCGACGCTCGAGGCGTACGAACCGTTGCTCGCGGAGCGATGGTCGACCGTCGTCGACGACTTCGGGCGCCCGTCTGGGACGGTGACGCTGGCCATCGACGGATCCGAGACGACAGACGCCGTAACGGTCACCTATGACGCGACCGGCGTTCACGTCGAGCGAACGGCGCGAGAACCGGACGTCGTCCTGGACCGGCGGACGATGACCCGCCTCCTGTTCGGCTCGCCCGACGCGTGCTGGTCGATCAGGCGCTCGCGGCCGTTCCTGCAGGCGGTCCTCCCCCTGGAGTACTACTTCTGGCAGACCGAGACGATATGA